A genomic stretch from Falco cherrug isolate bFalChe1 chromosome 1, bFalChe1.pri, whole genome shotgun sequence includes:
- the TXK gene encoding tyrosine-protein kinase TXK isoform X5 translates to MFPMHLLGSAGGPLDLPLKKSEEYIILEQYDPHWWKARDQHGNEGLIPSNYVTENKKSDLENYEWYCKNVNRSQAELLLRQKCKEGAFVVRDSSQQGLLTLSMYSQAKGSHNGDIRHYHIKKNHLGQYYVAEKYLFSSVPELIEYHQHNAAGLITRLRHPVGSAGCSSPATAGLSYEEWELNPSELTFMKELGRGQFGVVQLGKWKATIKVAIKTINEGAMSEDDFIEEAKVMMKLSHPKLVQLYGVCTRHRPLYVVTEFMENGCLLNYLRQRRGKLGRDMLLSVCQDVCEGMEYLERNGFIHRDLAARNCLVNAEHIVKVSDFGMARYVIDDEYISSSGAKFPVKWSPPEVFHFKKYSSKSDVWSFGVLMWEVFTEGKMPFESKSNSEVVREISRGNRLYRPHLASHTVYKVMYSCWHEKPEGRPAFAELIETLTDITEMG, encoded by the exons ATGTTTCCTATGCATCTGCTTGGAAGTGCAGG AGGACCCTTGGATTTACCACTCAAGAAGTCAGAAGAATACATTATCCTTGAACAGTATGATCCCCACTGGTGGAAGGCAAGAGACCAACATGG GAATGAAGGTCTAATTCCCAGCAACTATGTTACTGAGAACAAGAAAAGTGATTTAGAAAACTACGA GTGGTACTGCAAAAACGTGAACAGAAGCCAGGCAGAACTTCTCTTGCGCCAGAAG TGCAAAGAAGGTGCATTTGTTGTCAGAGATTCCAGCCAACAGGGACTTCTTACACTGTCCATGTATTCACAGGCTAAAGG AAGTCATAATGGAGATATTCGACATTATCACATTAAGAAAAACCACTTGGGACAATATTATGTAgcagaaaaatatctcttttcaTCTGTTCCTGAACTCATTGAGTATCATCAACACAATGCTGCAG GTCTTATCACTCGTCTCCGACATCCAGTTGGGTCAGCTGGATGTTCTTCACCAGCAACAGCAGGATTGAGTTATG AGGAGTGGGAATTAAATCCATCTGAACTGACGTTCATGAAGGAACTCGGGCGTGGGCAGTTTGGAGTTGTTCAGCTTGGTAAATGGAAAGCAACCATCAAGGTTGCCATCAAAACAATCAATGAAGGTGCAATGTCTGAAGATGATTTCATCGAGGAGGCCAAAGTGATGAT GAAACTCTCCCACCCAAAGCTGGTCCAGCTTTATGGGGTGTGCACACGTCACAGGCCTCTCTACGTTGTTACTGAATTCATGGAGAATGGCTGCCTGCTCAATTACCTTCGGCAACGGCGAGGGAAACTTGGCAGAGACATGCTGCTGAGCGTGTGCCAGGATGTGTGCGAAGGGATGGAATACCTGGAAAGAAATGGCTTTATTCACCGTGATTTA GCTGCAAGAAACTGTTTAGTCAATGCAGAGCACATCGTTAAAGTATCCGACTTTGGCATGGCAAG GTATGTCATCGATGATGAATATATCAGCTCTTCAGGTGCCAAATTTCCAGTCAAATGGTCACCTCCTGAAgtctttcatttcaaaaaatataGCAGCAAATCAGATGTCTGGTCATTTG GTGTACTGATGTGGGAAGTTTTCACAGAAGGCAAAATGCCTTTTGAAAGTAAGTCAAATTCTGAAGTTGTCCGTGAGATTTCTCGGGGTAACCGACTTTATCGACCACATTTGGCATCACATACCGTGTACAAAGTCATGTACAGCTGCTGGCATGAG aaacctGAAGGACGTCCTGCTTTTGCAGAGTTAATAGAGACTCTCACAGATATAACAGAGATGGGATAA
- the TXK gene encoding tyrosine-protein kinase TXK isoform X2 has protein sequence MKRGLHFHLNTSGQPDMILSTYHTIQSVFCCCCCCTVQKRATRTKMNLDHDTGLVNQYSASQPDVSYASAWKCRSERHLQLKDKPLPSLPAEALEDYTEKPRVIALYDFFARGPLDLPLKKSEEYIILEQYDPHWWKARDQHGNEGLIPSNYVTENKKSDLENYEWYCKNVNRSQAELLLRQKCKEGAFVVRDSSQQGLLTLSMYSQAKGSHNGDIRHYHIKKNHLGQYYVAEKYLFSSVPELIEYHQHNAAGLITRLRHPVGSAGCSSPATAGLSYEEWELNPSELTFMKELGRGQFGVVQLGKWKATIKVAIKTINEGAMSEDDFIEEAKVMMKLSHPKLVQLYGVCTRHRPLYVVTEFMENGCLLNYLRQRRGKLGRDMLLSVCQDVCEGMEYLERNGFIHRDLAARNCLVNAEHIVKVSDFGMARYVIDDEYISSSGAKFPVKWSPPEVFHFKKYSSKSDVWSFGVLMWEVFTEGKMPFESKSNSEVVREISRGNRLYRPHLASHTVYKVMYSCWHEKPEGRPAFAELIETLTDITEMG, from the exons ATGAAGAGaggtttgcattttcatttgaatacAAGTGGACAACCAGACATGATTCTTTCTACCT ATCACACCATCCagtctgttttctgctgctgctgctgctgcacagtgcaAAAAAG AGCaaccagaacaaaaatgaaCCTGGACCATGATACTGGCCTGGTGAACCAGTACTCAGCCTCACAACCAGATGTTTCCTATGCATCTGCTTGGAAGTGCAGG AGTGAGAGGCATTTGCAGTTAAAGGACAAGCCGTTACCTTCTCTACCTGCTGAGGCCTTGGAAGACTACACAGAAAAACCCAGAGTTATTGCACTCTATGACTTTTTTGCTAGAGGACCCTTGGATTTACCACTCAAGAAGTCAGAAGAATACATTATCCTTGAACAGTATGATCCCCACTGGTGGAAGGCAAGAGACCAACATGG GAATGAAGGTCTAATTCCCAGCAACTATGTTACTGAGAACAAGAAAAGTGATTTAGAAAACTACGA GTGGTACTGCAAAAACGTGAACAGAAGCCAGGCAGAACTTCTCTTGCGCCAGAAG TGCAAAGAAGGTGCATTTGTTGTCAGAGATTCCAGCCAACAGGGACTTCTTACACTGTCCATGTATTCACAGGCTAAAGG AAGTCATAATGGAGATATTCGACATTATCACATTAAGAAAAACCACTTGGGACAATATTATGTAgcagaaaaatatctcttttcaTCTGTTCCTGAACTCATTGAGTATCATCAACACAATGCTGCAG GTCTTATCACTCGTCTCCGACATCCAGTTGGGTCAGCTGGATGTTCTTCACCAGCAACAGCAGGATTGAGTTATG AGGAGTGGGAATTAAATCCATCTGAACTGACGTTCATGAAGGAACTCGGGCGTGGGCAGTTTGGAGTTGTTCAGCTTGGTAAATGGAAAGCAACCATCAAGGTTGCCATCAAAACAATCAATGAAGGTGCAATGTCTGAAGATGATTTCATCGAGGAGGCCAAAGTGATGAT GAAACTCTCCCACCCAAAGCTGGTCCAGCTTTATGGGGTGTGCACACGTCACAGGCCTCTCTACGTTGTTACTGAATTCATGGAGAATGGCTGCCTGCTCAATTACCTTCGGCAACGGCGAGGGAAACTTGGCAGAGACATGCTGCTGAGCGTGTGCCAGGATGTGTGCGAAGGGATGGAATACCTGGAAAGAAATGGCTTTATTCACCGTGATTTA GCTGCAAGAAACTGTTTAGTCAATGCAGAGCACATCGTTAAAGTATCCGACTTTGGCATGGCAAG GTATGTCATCGATGATGAATATATCAGCTCTTCAGGTGCCAAATTTCCAGTCAAATGGTCACCTCCTGAAgtctttcatttcaaaaaatataGCAGCAAATCAGATGTCTGGTCATTTG GTGTACTGATGTGGGAAGTTTTCACAGAAGGCAAAATGCCTTTTGAAAGTAAGTCAAATTCTGAAGTTGTCCGTGAGATTTCTCGGGGTAACCGACTTTATCGACCACATTTGGCATCACATACCGTGTACAAAGTCATGTACAGCTGCTGGCATGAG aaacctGAAGGACGTCCTGCTTTTGCAGAGTTAATAGAGACTCTCACAGATATAACAGAGATGGGATAA
- the TXK gene encoding tyrosine-protein kinase TXK isoform X3, with product MVVLNSVSFVNKQTGTVQIWKMFLFTDHTIQSVFCCCCCCTVQKRATRTKMNLDHDTGLVNQYSASQPDVSYASAWKCRSERHLQLKDKPLPSLPAEALEDYTEKPRVIALYDFFARGPLDLPLKKSEEYIILEQYDPHWWKARDQHGNEGLIPSNYVTENKKSDLENYEWYCKNVNRSQAELLLRQKCKEGAFVVRDSSQQGLLTLSMYSQAKGSHNGDIRHYHIKKNHLGQYYVAEKYLFSSVPELIEYHQHNAAGLITRLRHPVGSAGCSSPATAGLSYEEWELNPSELTFMKELGRGQFGVVQLGKWKATIKVAIKTINEGAMSEDDFIEEAKVMMPLYVVTEFMENGCLLNYLRQRRGKLGRDMLLSVCQDVCEGMEYLERNGFIHRDLAARNCLVNAEHIVKVSDFGMARYVIDDEYISSSGAKFPVKWSPPEVFHFKKYSSKSDVWSFGVLMWEVFTEGKMPFESKSNSEVVREISRGNRLYRPHLASHTVYKVMYSCWHEKPEGRPAFAELIETLTDITEMG from the exons ATGGTAGTCCTGAATTCTGTAAGTTTTGTGAACAAACAAACTGGAACAGTGCAAATATGGAAAATGTTCTTGTTCACAGATCACACCATCCagtctgttttctgctgctgctgctgctgcacagtgcaAAAAAG AGCaaccagaacaaaaatgaaCCTGGACCATGATACTGGCCTGGTGAACCAGTACTCAGCCTCACAACCAGATGTTTCCTATGCATCTGCTTGGAAGTGCAGG AGTGAGAGGCATTTGCAGTTAAAGGACAAGCCGTTACCTTCTCTACCTGCTGAGGCCTTGGAAGACTACACAGAAAAACCCAGAGTTATTGCACTCTATGACTTTTTTGCTAGAGGACCCTTGGATTTACCACTCAAGAAGTCAGAAGAATACATTATCCTTGAACAGTATGATCCCCACTGGTGGAAGGCAAGAGACCAACATGG GAATGAAGGTCTAATTCCCAGCAACTATGTTACTGAGAACAAGAAAAGTGATTTAGAAAACTACGA GTGGTACTGCAAAAACGTGAACAGAAGCCAGGCAGAACTTCTCTTGCGCCAGAAG TGCAAAGAAGGTGCATTTGTTGTCAGAGATTCCAGCCAACAGGGACTTCTTACACTGTCCATGTATTCACAGGCTAAAGG AAGTCATAATGGAGATATTCGACATTATCACATTAAGAAAAACCACTTGGGACAATATTATGTAgcagaaaaatatctcttttcaTCTGTTCCTGAACTCATTGAGTATCATCAACACAATGCTGCAG GTCTTATCACTCGTCTCCGACATCCAGTTGGGTCAGCTGGATGTTCTTCACCAGCAACAGCAGGATTGAGTTATG AGGAGTGGGAATTAAATCCATCTGAACTGACGTTCATGAAGGAACTCGGGCGTGGGCAGTTTGGAGTTGTTCAGCTTGGTAAATGGAAAGCAACCATCAAGGTTGCCATCAAAACAATCAATGAAGGTGCAATGTCTGAAGATGATTTCATCGAGGAGGCCAAAGTGATGAT GCCTCTCTACGTTGTTACTGAATTCATGGAGAATGGCTGCCTGCTCAATTACCTTCGGCAACGGCGAGGGAAACTTGGCAGAGACATGCTGCTGAGCGTGTGCCAGGATGTGTGCGAAGGGATGGAATACCTGGAAAGAAATGGCTTTATTCACCGTGATTTA GCTGCAAGAAACTGTTTAGTCAATGCAGAGCACATCGTTAAAGTATCCGACTTTGGCATGGCAAG GTATGTCATCGATGATGAATATATCAGCTCTTCAGGTGCCAAATTTCCAGTCAAATGGTCACCTCCTGAAgtctttcatttcaaaaaatataGCAGCAAATCAGATGTCTGGTCATTTG GTGTACTGATGTGGGAAGTTTTCACAGAAGGCAAAATGCCTTTTGAAAGTAAGTCAAATTCTGAAGTTGTCCGTGAGATTTCTCGGGGTAACCGACTTTATCGACCACATTTGGCATCACATACCGTGTACAAAGTCATGTACAGCTGCTGGCATGAG aaacctGAAGGACGTCCTGCTTTTGCAGAGTTAATAGAGACTCTCACAGATATAACAGAGATGGGATAA
- the TXK gene encoding tyrosine-protein kinase TXK isoform X1, translating to MVVLNSVSFVNKQTGTVQIWKMFLFTDHTIQSVFCCCCCCTVQKRATRTKMNLDHDTGLVNQYSASQPDVSYASAWKCRSERHLQLKDKPLPSLPAEALEDYTEKPRVIALYDFFARGPLDLPLKKSEEYIILEQYDPHWWKARDQHGNEGLIPSNYVTENKKSDLENYEWYCKNVNRSQAELLLRQKCKEGAFVVRDSSQQGLLTLSMYSQAKGSHNGDIRHYHIKKNHLGQYYVAEKYLFSSVPELIEYHQHNAAGLITRLRHPVGSAGCSSPATAGLSYEEWELNPSELTFMKELGRGQFGVVQLGKWKATIKVAIKTINEGAMSEDDFIEEAKVMMKLSHPKLVQLYGVCTRHRPLYVVTEFMENGCLLNYLRQRRGKLGRDMLLSVCQDVCEGMEYLERNGFIHRDLAARNCLVNAEHIVKVSDFGMARYVIDDEYISSSGAKFPVKWSPPEVFHFKKYSSKSDVWSFGVLMWEVFTEGKMPFESKSNSEVVREISRGNRLYRPHLASHTVYKVMYSCWHEKPEGRPAFAELIETLTDITEMG from the exons ATGGTAGTCCTGAATTCTGTAAGTTTTGTGAACAAACAAACTGGAACAGTGCAAATATGGAAAATGTTCTTGTTCACAGATCACACCATCCagtctgttttctgctgctgctgctgctgcacagtgcaAAAAAG AGCaaccagaacaaaaatgaaCCTGGACCATGATACTGGCCTGGTGAACCAGTACTCAGCCTCACAACCAGATGTTTCCTATGCATCTGCTTGGAAGTGCAGG AGTGAGAGGCATTTGCAGTTAAAGGACAAGCCGTTACCTTCTCTACCTGCTGAGGCCTTGGAAGACTACACAGAAAAACCCAGAGTTATTGCACTCTATGACTTTTTTGCTAGAGGACCCTTGGATTTACCACTCAAGAAGTCAGAAGAATACATTATCCTTGAACAGTATGATCCCCACTGGTGGAAGGCAAGAGACCAACATGG GAATGAAGGTCTAATTCCCAGCAACTATGTTACTGAGAACAAGAAAAGTGATTTAGAAAACTACGA GTGGTACTGCAAAAACGTGAACAGAAGCCAGGCAGAACTTCTCTTGCGCCAGAAG TGCAAAGAAGGTGCATTTGTTGTCAGAGATTCCAGCCAACAGGGACTTCTTACACTGTCCATGTATTCACAGGCTAAAGG AAGTCATAATGGAGATATTCGACATTATCACATTAAGAAAAACCACTTGGGACAATATTATGTAgcagaaaaatatctcttttcaTCTGTTCCTGAACTCATTGAGTATCATCAACACAATGCTGCAG GTCTTATCACTCGTCTCCGACATCCAGTTGGGTCAGCTGGATGTTCTTCACCAGCAACAGCAGGATTGAGTTATG AGGAGTGGGAATTAAATCCATCTGAACTGACGTTCATGAAGGAACTCGGGCGTGGGCAGTTTGGAGTTGTTCAGCTTGGTAAATGGAAAGCAACCATCAAGGTTGCCATCAAAACAATCAATGAAGGTGCAATGTCTGAAGATGATTTCATCGAGGAGGCCAAAGTGATGAT GAAACTCTCCCACCCAAAGCTGGTCCAGCTTTATGGGGTGTGCACACGTCACAGGCCTCTCTACGTTGTTACTGAATTCATGGAGAATGGCTGCCTGCTCAATTACCTTCGGCAACGGCGAGGGAAACTTGGCAGAGACATGCTGCTGAGCGTGTGCCAGGATGTGTGCGAAGGGATGGAATACCTGGAAAGAAATGGCTTTATTCACCGTGATTTA GCTGCAAGAAACTGTTTAGTCAATGCAGAGCACATCGTTAAAGTATCCGACTTTGGCATGGCAAG GTATGTCATCGATGATGAATATATCAGCTCTTCAGGTGCCAAATTTCCAGTCAAATGGTCACCTCCTGAAgtctttcatttcaaaaaatataGCAGCAAATCAGATGTCTGGTCATTTG GTGTACTGATGTGGGAAGTTTTCACAGAAGGCAAAATGCCTTTTGAAAGTAAGTCAAATTCTGAAGTTGTCCGTGAGATTTCTCGGGGTAACCGACTTTATCGACCACATTTGGCATCACATACCGTGTACAAAGTCATGTACAGCTGCTGGCATGAG aaacctGAAGGACGTCCTGCTTTTGCAGAGTTAATAGAGACTCTCACAGATATAACAGAGATGGGATAA
- the TXK gene encoding tyrosine-protein kinase TXK isoform X4, translated as MVVLNSVSFVNKQTGTVQIWKMFLFTDHTIQSVFCCCCCCTVQKRATRTKMNLDHDTGLVNQYSASQPDVSYASAWKCRSERHLQLKDKPLPSLPAEALEDYTEKPRVIALYDFFARGPLDLPLKKSEEYIILEQYDPHWWKARDQHGNEGLIPSNYVTENKKSDLENYEWYCKNVNRSQAELLLRQKCKEGAFVVRDSSQQGLLTLSMYSQAKGSHNGDIRHYHIKKNHLGQYYVAEKYLFSSVPELIEYHQHNAAGLITRLRHPVGSAGCSSPATAGLSYEEWELNPSELTFMKELGRGQFGVVQLGKWKATIKVAIKTINEGAMSEDDFIEEAKVMMKLSHPKLVQLYGVCTRHRPLYVVTEFMENGCLLNYLRQRRGKLGRDMLLSVCQDVCEGMEYLERNGFIHRDLAARNCLVNAEHIVKVSDFGMARYVIDDEYISSSGAKFPVKWSPPEVFHFKKYSSKSDVWSFGVLMWEVFTEGKMPFEKT; from the exons ATGGTAGTCCTGAATTCTGTAAGTTTTGTGAACAAACAAACTGGAACAGTGCAAATATGGAAAATGTTCTTGTTCACAGATCACACCATCCagtctgttttctgctgctgctgctgctgcacagtgcaAAAAAG AGCaaccagaacaaaaatgaaCCTGGACCATGATACTGGCCTGGTGAACCAGTACTCAGCCTCACAACCAGATGTTTCCTATGCATCTGCTTGGAAGTGCAGG AGTGAGAGGCATTTGCAGTTAAAGGACAAGCCGTTACCTTCTCTACCTGCTGAGGCCTTGGAAGACTACACAGAAAAACCCAGAGTTATTGCACTCTATGACTTTTTTGCTAGAGGACCCTTGGATTTACCACTCAAGAAGTCAGAAGAATACATTATCCTTGAACAGTATGATCCCCACTGGTGGAAGGCAAGAGACCAACATGG GAATGAAGGTCTAATTCCCAGCAACTATGTTACTGAGAACAAGAAAAGTGATTTAGAAAACTACGA GTGGTACTGCAAAAACGTGAACAGAAGCCAGGCAGAACTTCTCTTGCGCCAGAAG TGCAAAGAAGGTGCATTTGTTGTCAGAGATTCCAGCCAACAGGGACTTCTTACACTGTCCATGTATTCACAGGCTAAAGG AAGTCATAATGGAGATATTCGACATTATCACATTAAGAAAAACCACTTGGGACAATATTATGTAgcagaaaaatatctcttttcaTCTGTTCCTGAACTCATTGAGTATCATCAACACAATGCTGCAG GTCTTATCACTCGTCTCCGACATCCAGTTGGGTCAGCTGGATGTTCTTCACCAGCAACAGCAGGATTGAGTTATG AGGAGTGGGAATTAAATCCATCTGAACTGACGTTCATGAAGGAACTCGGGCGTGGGCAGTTTGGAGTTGTTCAGCTTGGTAAATGGAAAGCAACCATCAAGGTTGCCATCAAAACAATCAATGAAGGTGCAATGTCTGAAGATGATTTCATCGAGGAGGCCAAAGTGATGAT GAAACTCTCCCACCCAAAGCTGGTCCAGCTTTATGGGGTGTGCACACGTCACAGGCCTCTCTACGTTGTTACTGAATTCATGGAGAATGGCTGCCTGCTCAATTACCTTCGGCAACGGCGAGGGAAACTTGGCAGAGACATGCTGCTGAGCGTGTGCCAGGATGTGTGCGAAGGGATGGAATACCTGGAAAGAAATGGCTTTATTCACCGTGATTTA GCTGCAAGAAACTGTTTAGTCAATGCAGAGCACATCGTTAAAGTATCCGACTTTGGCATGGCAAG GTATGTCATCGATGATGAATATATCAGCTCTTCAGGTGCCAAATTTCCAGTCAAATGGTCACCTCCTGAAgtctttcatttcaaaaaatataGCAGCAAATCAGATGTCTGGTCATTTG GTGTACTGATGTGGGAAGTTTTCACAGAAGGCAAAATGCCTTTTGAAA aaacctGA